A genomic region of Streptomyces rimosus contains the following coding sequences:
- the amaB gene encoding L-piperidine-6-carboxylate dehydrogenase, with amino-acid sequence MSTPAQLPSTEELRDLAADRLRRCGVGTIGEDAAPEGTGITARTPLTGGVLYRLPAATTEEADAAVTAAEAAFREWRTVPAPRRGALVKRLGELLTEHQDDLADLVTVEAGKIRSEALGEVREMTDMCDFAVGLSRQLYGRTMACERPGHRLAETWHPLGVAGVLTAFNFPVAVWAWNTAVALVCGDPVVWKPSEQTPLTALACDALLARAIADTGAPAALHRLLLGGREIGELLADDPRIALLSATGSVRMGRQVGPRVAARFGRCLLELGGNNAAVVTPSADLDLTVRGIVFSAAGTAGQRCTTLRRLIVHEDIADRLTEKIAHAYGQLRVGNPFDAATLVGPLIGPGAHAAMDKALDAARADGGTVLTGGDRRLADLAPDAVYVRPAVVRMPAQTAIVRAETFAPILYVLTYRTFDEALALHNGVPQGLSSSIFTRDQREAERFLAADGSDCGIANVNIGTSGAEIGGAFGGEKETGGGRESGSDAWRSYMRRATNTVNYSDALPLAQGVTFG; translated from the coding sequence GTGAGCACCCCCGCCCAGCTCCCCAGCACCGAGGAACTCCGTGACCTGGCCGCCGACCGGCTGCGCCGCTGCGGCGTCGGCACCATCGGGGAGGACGCCGCCCCGGAGGGCACCGGCATCACCGCCCGTACGCCGCTCACCGGCGGCGTCCTGTACCGGCTGCCCGCCGCCACCACCGAGGAGGCCGACGCCGCCGTCACCGCCGCCGAAGCGGCGTTCCGCGAATGGCGCACCGTCCCCGCGCCCCGGCGCGGCGCCCTGGTCAAGCGGCTCGGCGAACTCCTGACGGAGCACCAGGACGACCTCGCCGACCTGGTCACCGTCGAGGCCGGCAAGATCCGCTCCGAAGCGCTCGGCGAAGTACGCGAGATGACCGACATGTGCGACTTCGCGGTCGGGCTGTCCCGGCAGCTCTACGGGCGCACCATGGCCTGCGAACGCCCCGGTCACCGCCTCGCGGAGACCTGGCACCCGCTCGGCGTCGCCGGGGTGCTGACCGCCTTCAACTTCCCCGTCGCCGTCTGGGCCTGGAACACCGCCGTGGCCCTGGTCTGCGGCGACCCGGTCGTCTGGAAGCCCTCCGAACAGACCCCGCTGACCGCCCTGGCCTGCGACGCCCTGCTGGCCCGCGCGATCGCCGACACGGGCGCCCCGGCCGCGCTGCACCGGCTGCTCCTCGGCGGCCGGGAGATCGGCGAACTGCTCGCCGACGACCCGCGCATCGCGCTCCTCAGCGCCACCGGATCGGTCCGGATGGGGCGCCAGGTCGGGCCGCGGGTGGCCGCCCGCTTCGGCCGCTGCCTGCTCGAACTCGGCGGCAACAACGCCGCGGTGGTCACCCCGTCCGCCGACCTCGACCTCACCGTACGCGGCATCGTCTTCTCCGCCGCCGGCACCGCGGGCCAGCGCTGTACGACCCTGCGCCGCCTCATCGTCCACGAGGACATCGCGGACCGGCTGACCGAGAAGATCGCGCACGCCTACGGCCAACTCCGGGTCGGCAACCCCTTCGACGCCGCCACCCTCGTCGGCCCGCTCATCGGGCCGGGCGCCCACGCCGCCATGGACAAGGCCCTGGACGCCGCGCGGGCCGACGGCGGCACCGTACTGACCGGCGGCGACCGCCGGCTCGCCGACCTGGCGCCGGACGCCGTCTATGTGCGCCCGGCGGTCGTACGGATGCCGGCGCAGACCGCCATCGTCCGCGCGGAGACCTTCGCCCCCATCCTGTACGTCCTCACCTACCGCACCTTCGACGAGGCCCTGGCCCTGCACAACGGCGTTCCGCAGGGCCTGTCGTCCAGCATCTTCACCCGCGACCAGCGCGAGGCGGAACGCTTCCTGGCCGCGGACGGCTCCGACTGCGGCATCGCCAACGTCAACATCGGTACCTCGGGCGCGGAGATCGGCGGCGCGTTCGGCGGGGAGAAGGAGACCGGCGGCGGCCGCGAATCCGGCTCGGACGCCTGGCGTTCGTACATGCGGCGGGCGACGAA